In Erigeron canadensis isolate Cc75 chromosome 7, C_canadensis_v1, whole genome shotgun sequence, one DNA window encodes the following:
- the LOC122609337 gene encoding probable disease resistance protein At4g27220, which translates to MEDHATSSVIGKVVESLLDVAKTQIGYIWNSNENVEKMKNETENLKLMTGKVQQQITSAKRKGDDLLYGAQDWVDIAGVKICDAEEILKQEAKAKKTKFVNWANCYQYSKQATNMTSSLLQHQENGKNYEFCASVDTPAPGPLDVYENKNLDDIFTHNSALNDIITALEDDSVQIIGIYGLGGVGKTTLAKEVVARVKNNLFSDVAFTTVSQSVKVEEIRKDIRQATKRVTKGDKILIILDDVWEKLNLDELSEKVCQPTKEAWILFKRVVGERLETDANLKEVALKVVRECGGLPLLIHAVGNALKDESIKSWNLALTQLQKQAPMNIDEEIHKAFIHLQLSYEYLKSEEAKSCFLICSIFPEDRHIRLEDLVRYMVGLGKFDDLDGLGDARDRVWTAVNILTSSGLLLNSLQESSTKMHDVVRDVALLIASQGENIFLVRAGKGLKEWLPSHNSLERYTGISLMFNDISKLPDFEVHLPCLDIFIINENHELPMISNEFIRGMKEVKVLNVSNCGSPSLPQSLKLLTKLRMLNLAKNKSFREISILGEMKDLEILNLNETGLTEIPKEIGHLVNLRQLEVNKCEDLSHVARGVISKLLRLEELCVGLAGVQEGVYDCIIEVMNLSKLTYLDLTVLDIDDIPDQGFTSAKLKGFAIHIGECSPHFSHANHAWRSNCYLALSTKHHKIPLLKWTKKFIEVNHPITYLYQIQMNNIIPTLYDEGFNKLEHIKLFKCLNVTCLVDDGTKRCDGDEGKTEERFLKELKHLDLYDLVKLEVLWKCPDEYISLTKLVTLKILGCNKLVRVFTMSVAQGLVNLKELRIAICEGLEEVIWDGGRADSANTVIVFPSLTKISIFASSLRSFYSGHCTIRYPSLVDVSVISCSSMKIWGPGIHEVPNLKFLSGYVSVKLLDGPSPINDVIAKML; encoded by the exons ATGGAAGATCATGCCACTAGTTCCGTGATTGGGAAAGTGGTGGAGTCATTGCTTGATGTGGCTAAAACACAGATCGGTTATATTTGGAATTCTAATGAAAATGTCgaaaagatgaaaaatgaaaCTGAAAACCTCAAACTAATGACAGGAAAGGTTCAACAACAAATCACTTCAGCCAAACGCAAAGGAGATGATCTCTTATATGGTGCGCAAGATTGGGTAGACATAGCGGGTGTCAAAATATGTGATGCAGAAGAGATTCTTAAACAAGAAGCTAAGGCTAAGAAGACCAAATTTGTGAATTGGGCCAACTGTTATCAATACAGTAAGCAGGCAACAAATATGACTTCTTCTCTTTTGCAACACCAAGAAAATGGCAAGAATTATGAATTTTGTGCCTCGGTCGATACTCCTGCACCCGGACCACTAGATGTTTATGAAAACAAGaatcttgatgatatttttaCTCATAATTCAGCTTTGAATGATATCATTACTGCTCTTGAAGATGATTCGGTACAAATCATTGGGATATATGGTTTGGGAGGTGTTGGGAAAACAACATTAGCCAAGGAAGTTGTTGCAAGAGTAAAGAATAATCTGTTTTCCGATGTTGCTTTTACAACCGTCTCGCAAAGTGTAAAAGTTGAAGAGATTCGAAAAGATATCCGACAAGCAACAAAGCGAGTAACAAAAGGCGACAAGATTCTAATCATATTAGATGACGTGTGGGAGAAACTCAATCTCGATGAATT AAGTGAAAAAGTGTGCCAGCCAACAAAAGAAGCCTGGATTCTTTTCAAACGTGTGGTTGGTGAAAGATTGGAGACGGACGCCAATTTGAAAGAAGTTGCATTGAAGGTTGTTCGAGAATGCGGTGGATTGCCACTTCTTATTCATGCGGTAGGAAATGCTTTGAAAGATGAAAGCATCAAATCCTGGAACTTGGCTCTCACTCAACTGCAGAAACAAGCGCCAATGAATATCGATGAGGAGATACATAAAGCATTTATTCATTTGCAGCTGAGTTATGAGTATCTTAAAAGTGAAGAAGCCAAATCATGCTTCTTAATATGTAGTATATTCCCTGAGGACAGACATATTAGGTTGGAAGATTTGGTACGTTATATGGTGGGTCTGGGAAAGTTTGATGACCTAGACGGTCTAGGGGATGCAAGAGACAGGGTTTGGACTGCAGTTAATATCCTTACATCTTCTGGCTTGTTGTTGAATAGCTTACAGGAAAGCAGTACCAAAATGCATGATGTTGTTCGTGACGTGGCATTGTTAATTGCATCTCAAGGTGAGAACATTTTTTTGGTGAGGGCAGGGAAAGGCTTGAAAGAATGGCTACCAAGCCACAACAGCTTAGAAAGATACACAGGAATCTCACTCATGTTTAATGATATCTCTAAGCTTCCTGATTTTGAGGTTCATCTACCATGCCTAgatattttcataataaatgaAAACCATGAATTGCCGATGATTTCTAATGAGTTCATTCGAGGAATGAAAGAAGTTAAAGTTCTGAATGTGTCTAACTGTGGGAGCCCGTCCCTGCCACAATCATTGAAATTACTTACAAAACTTCGCATGCTCAATCTTGCTAAAAACAAATCCTTCCGTGAGATTTCTATTCTTGGGGAGATGAAAGACCTTGAGATTCTAAATTTGAATGAAACTGGACTCACGGAAATTCCTAAAGAAATTGGTCACTTAGTAAACTTACGACAGCTTGAAGTTAATAAATGTGAAGATCTATCTCACGTAGCACGGGGTGTGATATCAAAGCTCTTGAGGTTGGAAGAGTTGTGCGTTGGATTAGCTGGGGTGCAGGAAGGAGTTTATGATTGTATTATAGAGGTAATGAACTTGTCAAAGCTCACATATCTGGACTTGACAGTGCTAGATATTGATGATATTCCTGATCAAGGCTTCACTTCTGCAAAACTAAAAGGATTTGCGATTCATATAGGAGAATGCTCTCCACATTTTAGCCATGCCAATCATGCGTGGAGATCAAATTGTTATCTAGCCCTTTCAACAAAACATCATAAAATACCATTATTGAAGTGGACTAAGAAATTCATTGAGGTAAATCATCCTATTACATATTTATACCAAATTCAAATGAATAACATCATACCAACCTTGTATGATGAAGGTTTCAATAAGTTAGAGCACATTAAGTTGTTTAAATGCCTTAATGTGACATGCTTAGTGGATGATGGAACAAAAAGGTGTGATGGGGATGAAGGGAAAACAGAGGAAAGGTTTCTCAAGGAACTAAAACACCTTGACTTGTATGATTTAGTTAAATTGGAGGTGCTATGGAAATGCCCAGATGAATATATAAGTCTTACTAAACTAGTCACTCTTAAAATTTTAGGTTGTAATAAGTTAGTCAGAGTATTCACAATGAGTGTGGCACAAGGGCTTGTCAATCTCAAGGAACTAAGAATTGCAATTTGTGAAGGTTTAGAGGAAGTGATCTGGGATGGTGGTAGAGCTGATTCTGCAAATACTGTTATTGTGTTCCCTTCTCTGACAAAAATATCCATTTTTGCAAGCAGCCTGAGAAGCTTTTACTCGGGACATTGTACTATCAGATATCCATCTTTGGTGGATGTATCAGTCATATCTTGTTCTAGTATGAAGATTTGGGGACCTGGAATCCATGAAGTTCCCAATCTCAAGTTTCTTAGTGGTTATGTATCAGTCAAATTACTGGATGGACCTTCTCCCATAAATGATGTCATTGCCAAAATGTTATGA
- the LOC122607636 gene encoding adrenodoxin-like protein 2, mitochondrial, with translation MAIAGIHKLTRNPTLYLHSRAILSRATITRSTTTTPSAKVSDRIVKLITYDFTGERREIVGLTGQTLLKALTNNNLIDPASHRLEDIDACSAECEVNIAEEWLEKLPEKSYDESYVLKRNARHRVLNKHSRLGCQVVLTKDMQGMVVAVPEAKPWDTP, from the coding sequence ATGGCGATCGCCGGAATCCACAAACTCACCCGAAACCCTACACTCTATCTCCACTCACGCGCCATCCTATCACGCGCCACCATCACCCGCTCCACCACAACAACCCCATCAGCCAAAGTCTCCGATCGAATAGTCAAACTAATAACCTACGATTTCACAGGCGAAAGACGCGAAATTGTCGGATTAACCGGCCAAACACTCTTAAAAGCACTAACAAACAACAACCTAATAGATCCAGCATCACATAGGCTGGAAGACATTGACGCGTGTTCTGCGGAATGTGAAGTCAACATAGCTGAAGAATGGCTTGAGAAATTGCCTGAAAAAAGTTATGATGAAAGTTATGTTTTGAAACGAAATGCGAGACACCGGGTTTTGAATAAACATTCTAGGTTGGGTTGTCAGGTTGTTCTTACTAAAGATATGCAAGGTATGGTTGTTGCTGTCCCTGAAGCCAAACCCTGGGATACTCCTTAA